In the genome of Candidatus Saccharimonadales bacterium, one region contains:
- a CDS encoding protein-L-isoaspartate O-methyltransferase, whose protein sequence is MGSVDSAFQSFPREKFLPSQAGVGFDVALPIGFGQTISQPTTVRYMLDWLDVEPGDKILDVGSGSGWTSALLAYLTGSTGRVYAVEIIPELVQLGRDNCRRLGIHNLEFHKTGSRYGLPRYGPYDRILVSAAGDEVPGDLLSQVAVGGKMVIPIDEMIYEIEKLSEGNIDVIEHPGFAFVPLVEPLNGR, encoded by the coding sequence ATGGGTAGCGTAGATTCAGCATTTCAAAGTTTCCCCCGCGAAAAGTTCCTGCCTAGTCAGGCAGGAGTCGGCTTTGACGTAGCGCTCCCGATCGGCTTCGGGCAAACCATCAGCCAGCCTACAACGGTGCGTTACATGCTAGATTGGCTGGACGTTGAGCCTGGCGATAAAATTCTTGATGTCGGATCCGGTTCCGGATGGACTTCTGCCCTGCTTGCTTATCTTACGGGTTCTACCGGTCGGGTTTACGCCGTAGAAATTATTCCCGAGCTAGTGCAGCTAGGTCGTGATAACTGCCGTCGTTTAGGAATACATAACTTAGAATTCCATAAAACCGGTAGTAGGTATGGCCTGCCCCGTTACGGACCCTATGATCGAATTTTGGTGAGTGCGGCTGGTGATGAAGTGCCTGGTGATCTGCTTAGTCAAGTGGCCGTGGGTGGCAAAATGGTGATTCCGATCGATGAAATGATTTACGAAATAGAAAAGCTAAGCGAAGGCAACATTGATGTTATTGAACATCCAGGTTTTGCCTTTGTGCCTTTGGTCGAACCGCTAAATGGCCGGTGA
- the cyoA gene encoding ubiquinol oxidase subunit II, translating into MRAKYKKEVGLTLLFAVILVATIIVVAFFRRHNVAILEPRGTIAHQERNLMLVALLLCAIVVIPVFALTILIALKYREGNTKKKHYSPNWEGGRWMEVTWWGIPFAIIFVLAIITWNSSYNLDPYKALASNNKTMRIQVVSLDWKWLFIYPDQNIATVNYVRFPVNTPVNFEITSDSVMNSFWIPNLGGQIYAMPGMSTDLNLMASKAGAYSGSSANISGQGFSDMDFTATASSKQDFKTWLSSVKKSTASLSENTYSKLAKPSLHNQIAYYSSVKSGLYDQIVDRYMGPMAQMPGMHGEGQ; encoded by the coding sequence ATGAGGGCAAAATATAAAAAAGAGGTGGGCTTAACGCTGCTCTTTGCAGTTATTTTGGTAGCTACTATCATTGTGGTCGCGTTCTTTCGACGCCATAATGTCGCCATCTTGGAACCCCGCGGCACTATTGCTCACCAGGAACGCAATCTTATGCTGGTCGCTTTGCTGCTATGCGCAATAGTGGTAATCCCGGTGTTTGCGTTAACCATTTTGATTGCTCTTAAATACCGCGAAGGCAATACCAAAAAGAAACACTATTCGCCCAACTGGGAAGGTGGCCGCTGGATGGAGGTTACCTGGTGGGGAATTCCTTTTGCGATTATCTTTGTGTTAGCCATTATCACATGGAACTCATCTTATAATTTAGACCCCTATAAAGCTCTCGCTTCCAACAACAAAACCATGAGGATCCAAGTAGTATCACTAGATTGGAAATGGCTGTTTATTTACCCAGATCAAAATATAGCAACGGTTAATTACGTACGATTCCCCGTGAATACGCCGGTTAATTTCGAAATTACATCAGATAGTGTAATGAATTCTTTTTGGATTCCAAACTTAGGCGGCCAGATTTATGCTATGCCGGGCATGAGCACTGATCTGAATCTGATGGCTAGCAAGGCCGGAGCCTACTCTGGCTCAAGCGCCAACATAAGCGGCCAAGGCTTTTCGGACATGGACTTTACGGCAACGGCCAGTTCTAAACAAGACTTTAAAACCTGGTTGAGTTCAGTCAAAAAGTCAACCGCGAGCCTTAGCGAAAATACTTATAGCAAGCTAGCCAAACCTAGCCTGCACAATCAGATAGCCTATTATTCTTCTGTTAAGTCGGGGCTTTACGATCAGATTGTAGACAGGTATATGGGGCCGATGGCGCAAATGCCTGGGATGCACGGAGAAGGCCAATGA
- a CDS encoding cbb3-type cytochrome c oxidase subunit I has translation MITFASALLGRLNTSAFPHEIITIGGALSMVGALVLIAALLTYYKKWTWLYKEWLTTTDHKKIGIMYLSVAGVMLLRGLSDALMMRAQQATSVGAHHGVLTSNTFQQVFSAHGTIMIFFVGMGFLFGLFNLIAPLQIGSRDVAFPVLNAVSFWLFAAGMALVNLSLIVGEFSAAGWLAYPPLSELKFSPGVGVDYWIWSLQIAGIGSLMSGMNFFTTIIKMRAPGMTLMRMPLFVWSVLTASVMIMFAFPILTVTLTLLALDRTLGMHFFTAGQGGNPMMYVNLIWAWGHPEVYILVIPAFGVYSEIVATFSRKKLFGYKSMVLALASIALLSFTVWLHHFFTMGAGADVNAFFGITTMLIAVPTGVKIFNWLFTMYRGRIKFVSPMIWFLGFVFLFTTGGVTGVMLAVPAIDYQVHNSLFLVAHFHTMIISGVLFGYFAGLTYWFPKVFGFKLNDRLGKYAAYCWIIGFVLAFFPLYILGLMGATRRLDHYSASSGWQALFIVAAVGVVVICLGVFFQLLQLVYSIWKRDYNRDLTGDPWDGRTLEWSTTSPVPVYNFAVVPEVTDRDAWWQIKHQKGEVKKPEYEPITLPKNTPFGLVLAALAFAFGFGVIWHIWWLCIVSFVALLVFVIVRSTDDKTEYTLSAAKIAKMEAARAEARL, from the coding sequence ATGATAACTTTTGCTAGCGCCTTACTTGGCAGATTAAACACCAGTGCTTTTCCGCACGAAATCATAACCATTGGCGGCGCACTGTCTATGGTGGGCGCCCTCGTCCTTATCGCAGCTTTACTGACTTACTATAAAAAATGGACATGGCTATATAAAGAATGGCTAACAACAACTGATCATAAGAAAATCGGCATAATGTATCTGAGCGTAGCCGGCGTGATGTTGTTGCGCGGCCTTTCTGACGCCTTGATGATGCGCGCCCAGCAGGCAACTTCGGTGGGCGCCCACCACGGAGTATTAACCAGCAACACTTTCCAACAAGTTTTCAGCGCTCACGGCACCATTATGATTTTCTTCGTTGGCATGGGCTTTTTGTTCGGCTTATTTAACCTGATAGCGCCTTTGCAAATTGGCAGCCGAGACGTGGCCTTTCCAGTACTTAACGCAGTTAGTTTTTGGCTGTTTGCAGCCGGTATGGCGTTAGTTAATTTATCACTCATAGTCGGTGAATTTTCGGCTGCTGGCTGGTTGGCCTATCCGCCGCTTTCCGAACTCAAATTCAGTCCGGGTGTAGGCGTAGACTATTGGATTTGGAGTTTGCAAATTGCTGGTATTGGCTCGCTTATGAGCGGCATGAACTTTTTTACGACGATTATAAAAATGCGTGCGCCCGGTATGACTTTGATGAGAATGCCGCTGTTCGTTTGGAGCGTCTTGACCGCCTCGGTAATGATCATGTTTGCTTTTCCAATCTTAACCGTTACGCTAACGCTACTGGCTCTGGACCGAACGCTTGGCATGCACTTCTTTACGGCTGGGCAGGGAGGCAATCCGATGATGTACGTTAATCTAATTTGGGCCTGGGGACACCCGGAGGTCTATATTTTGGTAATTCCGGCCTTTGGAGTTTATTCAGAAATTGTGGCCACGTTTTCGCGCAAGAAACTGTTTGGCTATAAGTCAATGGTACTGGCGCTGGCCTCTATTGCTCTTTTGTCGTTTACTGTCTGGCTGCACCACTTCTTTACCATGGGCGCCGGTGCAGATGTGAACGCCTTCTTTGGCATCACGACCATGCTAATTGCCGTGCCGACTGGTGTGAAAATATTCAACTGGCTATTTACTATGTATCGCGGCCGAATTAAATTTGTTAGCCCAATGATTTGGTTCTTAGGATTCGTCTTTTTGTTTACCACCGGTGGCGTAACGGGTGTTATGTTGGCCGTTCCGGCTATCGACTACCAAGTGCATAACAGCCTGTTCTTGGTAGCCCATTTCCACACTATGATAATATCGGGTGTTTTGTTCGGTTACTTTGCCGGCTTGACCTACTGGTTTCCTAAGGTTTTTGGGTTCAAACTCAACGACCGCCTGGGCAAATACGCCGCCTACTGCTGGATTATCGGCTTTGTACTGGCTTTCTTCCCACTTTATATTTTGGGCTTGATGGGCGCCACTCGCCGGCTAGACCACTACAGCGCCAGCTCGGGTTGGCAAGCGTTATTCATAGTTGCCGCTGTCGGTGTGGTAGTAATTTGCCTAGGAGTGTTCTTCCAGCTACTGCAACTTGTTTATAGTATTTGGAAGCGCGACTACAACCGCGATCTAACCGGCGACCCGTGGGATGGCCGCACACTGGAATGGTCTACAACTTCACCAGTGCCGGTTTATAACTTTGCTGTTGTACCAGAGGTCACTGATCGCGACGCCTGGTGGCAGATAAAGCACCAAAAAGGCGAAGTTAAAAAACCCGAATACGAGCCAATCACGCTGCCCAAGAACACGCCATTTGGTCTAGTACTGGCCGCCTTGGCCTTTGCGTTTGGGTTTGGAGTTATTTGGCATATTTGGTGGTTATGTATTGTTAGCTTTGTCGCTCTTCTTGTCTTTGTTATAGTTCGCTCAACCGACGACAAAACCGAATACACATTATCGGCGGCCAAGATTGCCAAGATGGAAGCCGCCCGCGCGGAGGCCAGGTTATGA
- the cyoC gene encoding cytochrome o ubiquinol oxidase subunit III, whose translation MSDIIRSQEDKTTFGFWVYIMTDCILFASLFATYAVLRNSTYDGPSGAEIFSLPFVLTETLILLTSSFTMGLAILAARQKSKDQVLLWLAVTFVLGLSFLGLELHEFTKLVHEGNSWRRSGFLSAFFTLVGTHGLHITTGLIWMATMAVRIYKRGFDKVSYKRLTMLSLFWHFLDVIWIFIFSIVYLLGVTS comes from the coding sequence ATGAGCGACATAATCCGATCCCAAGAAGACAAAACAACCTTCGGTTTCTGGGTCTATATAATGACCGACTGCATATTATTCGCATCGCTGTTCGCCACCTATGCCGTCCTTAGAAATAGCACCTACGATGGTCCGAGCGGCGCCGAGATTTTTAGCCTGCCATTCGTCTTAACCGAAACGTTAATTCTGCTGACCAGCAGCTTCACGATGGGTCTGGCTATTTTGGCAGCCCGTCAAAAATCCAAGGATCAAGTCTTGCTGTGGCTAGCTGTAACCTTTGTCTTGGGTCTGTCTTTTTTGGGCCTAGAACTCCATGAATTTACTAAATTAGTCCACGAGGGTAACAGTTGGCGCCGAAGCGGCTTTTTGTCAGCCTTCTTCACGCTGGTAGGCACGCACGGTTTACACATCACAACCGGCCTTATTTGGATGGCAACTATGGCCGTTCGCATTTATAAGCGCGGATTTGATAAGGTGTCGTACAAACGATTGACCATGCTGAGTTTATTTTGGCACTTCTTAGACGTCATTTGGATATTCATATTTAGCATTGTTTATCTTTTGGGGGTAACCAGTTAG
- the cyoD gene encoding cytochrome o ubiquinol oxidase subunit IV, producing the protein MKEQKEPGTYLSYYIGFLLSVILTMAAYLVTKHHLNTHHTSPPDSVMPAILLGLGVIQLFIQLFFFLHLGREGKPRWKSMALVFAILVVLIIVVGSIWIMDNLNYRMTPSQVNTYLKNQDGGI; encoded by the coding sequence ATGAAAGAGCAAAAGGAACCGGGAACCTACTTGAGTTATTACATTGGATTTTTGCTATCGGTGATTCTGACTATGGCCGCCTATCTAGTCACCAAACACCACCTTAATACGCACCATACTTCACCGCCTGATAGCGTAATGCCGGCAATTCTGTTGGGACTTGGCGTGATTCAGCTATTTATTCAACTTTTCTTTTTCTTGCATCTGGGCCGCGAAGGCAAGCCACGTTGGAAATCAATGGCCTTAGTCTTCGCTATATTAGTAGTGCTTATAATAGTCGTTGGCTCAATTTGGATAATGGACAACTTAAATTACCGCATGACACCTAGCCAAGTTAATACGTACCTTAAGAACCAAGACGGCGGTATCTAA
- the cyoE gene encoding heme o synthase, whose product MEKIKSYYSLTKPGVMYGNALTAIAGFLLAASYTKRFSFGLFIASTFGLALIISAACALNNYLDRDIDSRMERTKKRASVTGKVSPAGNLVFAIVLAVISLVVLAAWTNWLTTIIALVGFVDYVWLYGAWAKRRTHHGTLVGSVSGAAPILAGYCAVTNHIDIGAILAFLILFFWQMPEFYSISIYRRTEYAAARVPVISVVKGVQNTKTQIFIYTLAYVVCTLLLTIFGYAGWVYFVIMAALGSYWLGLGYRGLKTKPKDDDVWARRMFRFSMITILVLCIMLAIGPLLP is encoded by the coding sequence ATGGAAAAGATTAAGAGCTACTATAGCTTAACTAAGCCAGGCGTGATGTACGGCAACGCACTGACTGCTATTGCCGGCTTTTTGCTTGCCGCTAGCTATACCAAACGTTTTAGTTTTGGGCTTTTTATTGCTAGTACCTTCGGCTTGGCGCTAATTATCAGTGCGGCCTGCGCGCTCAATAATTACTTAGACCGCGATATAGATAGTCGCATGGAGCGAACGAAGAAAAGGGCCAGCGTCACCGGCAAGGTCAGCCCGGCCGGCAATTTAGTTTTTGCCATCGTCTTAGCTGTTATTAGTTTGGTGGTTTTGGCCGCCTGGACTAACTGGCTAACGACTATTATCGCTTTAGTTGGCTTTGTTGATTATGTTTGGCTCTATGGAGCTTGGGCAAAACGCCGCACTCACCATGGCACGCTGGTTGGCAGCGTATCCGGAGCAGCACCAATACTGGCCGGCTACTGTGCCGTAACTAACCATATTGATATTGGCGCCATTCTAGCTTTTTTGATTTTATTCTTTTGGCAAATGCCGGAATTCTATTCAATATCCATCTACCGCCGAACAGAATATGCCGCTGCCCGGGTGCCAGTTATATCAGTAGTTAAGGGCGTTCAAAATACCAAGACGCAAATATTTATTTACACGCTAGCTTATGTAGTTTGTACTCTTTTGTTGACAATTTTCGGCTATGCCGGCTGGGTCTACTTTGTGATCATGGCCGCATTGGGCAGTTATTGGTTGGGTCTTGGCTACCGAGGTTTAAAAACCAAGCCCAAAGACGACGATGTGTGGGCCCGCCGGATGTTCCGGTTTTCTATGATAACTATCTTGGTGCTTTGCATAATGCTGGCCATTGGCCCGTTGCTGCCATAG
- a CDS encoding FAD-binding oxidoreductase → MEQFEQALKQKGFSGDFDNSEETRELFSHDASLFELVPQLVVAPKNGSDIEKLVATVSELKDKMPDLSLTARSAGTDMSGGAISESVIVDFRKYFTKIEKVSASSAQVQPGVLYKDFEPETLKHKALMPTYPASRDLASVGGMVNNNSGGEKSLEYGKTQNFVTELKVVFADGVERTVKPLSKAELDKKMKQKDFEGQLYRQLFILLDGNYDAIQAARPHVSKNSAGYYLWDVWNRETGVFDLTQLICGAQGTLGLVTDIHFKLVPSCPHSGLLVLFMKDIDDLGEVIPKVLEHKPATFESFDDATMWLGMRFMPSFHKMLGWGGVVKLLLSLAPTGLHMHAWRGIPKLILMVEFNGETEDEVREKVKALHADLRKYRARYEINGFEEDPTEGKAEKFWLMRRYSFQLLRSKVKDKHTAPFIDDFIVRPEYLTEFLPRLRKIIKKYKLFATIAGHMGDGNFHVIPLMKIEIPSERKKLEPAMREVNNLVLHYHGSITAEHNDGLIRGPWLEAMYGKKIVDLFRQTKKICDPDNIFNPHKKADASWDYSMSHIRQRF, encoded by the coding sequence ATGGAACAATTTGAACAAGCGTTAAAACAAAAAGGTTTTTCTGGTGATTTTGATAATTCCGAGGAGACTCGCGAACTATTCAGCCACGACGCCTCTTTATTTGAATTAGTCCCGCAGCTGGTTGTGGCGCCAAAAAACGGCTCGGACATTGAAAAGCTTGTCGCCACAGTCAGCGAGCTGAAGGATAAAATGCCCGATCTCAGCTTGACTGCCCGTAGTGCCGGCACGGATATGAGTGGCGGTGCCATAAGCGAATCGGTGATTGTTGATTTCCGCAAATATTTTACCAAGATCGAAAAAGTCAGCGCCTCATCGGCCCAAGTCCAGCCTGGCGTACTTTATAAAGATTTTGAACCGGAAACGCTAAAGCACAAGGCCCTAATGCCGACTTATCCGGCCAGCCGTGACCTAGCCAGCGTTGGAGGTATGGTTAATAACAACTCTGGTGGTGAGAAATCTTTAGAATACGGTAAGACGCAGAATTTTGTTACGGAGCTCAAGGTTGTTTTTGCTGATGGAGTCGAACGAACAGTCAAACCATTGAGCAAAGCCGAGCTTGATAAAAAAATGAAACAAAAAGATTTTGAGGGCCAGCTTTATCGTCAACTCTTCATTCTTTTAGATGGTAATTATGACGCTATCCAGGCTGCTCGTCCGCACGTGTCCAAGAATTCAGCAGGTTATTACTTGTGGGATGTATGGAACCGCGAGACCGGTGTTTTTGATCTGACCCAACTTATCTGCGGCGCCCAAGGCACGCTCGGGCTGGTCACAGATATACACTTCAAGCTGGTCCCTAGCTGCCCGCATTCCGGCCTGTTGGTTTTATTTATGAAGGATATAGACGATCTGGGCGAAGTCATACCGAAGGTGCTCGAGCACAAGCCGGCTACCTTTGAATCATTCGATGATGCCACGATGTGGCTAGGCATGCGTTTTATGCCAAGTTTTCATAAAATGCTCGGCTGGGGTGGAGTGGTCAAGCTACTACTCAGTCTGGCGCCTACAGGACTGCATATGCATGCTTGGCGTGGTATTCCTAAGCTTATTTTGATGGTTGAGTTCAACGGCGAAACAGAGGATGAAGTCCGCGAAAAGGTCAAAGCCTTGCACGCCGACCTTAGAAAATACAGAGCTCGCTACGAAATCAACGGTTTCGAAGAAGATCCGACTGAAGGCAAAGCCGAAAAGTTCTGGCTAATGCGCCGCTATAGCTTCCAGCTGCTCAGATCCAAAGTTAAGGACAAGCACACTGCGCCGTTCATTGATGATTTTATCGTTCGACCAGAATACCTGACTGAATTTTTACCGCGTCTGCGTAAAATCATTAAAAAGTATAAATTGTTCGCAACAATTGCCGGTCATATGGGTGACGGTAACTTTCATGTTATTCCACTGATGAAGATCGAGATCCCAAGCGAGCGTAAAAAACTAGAGCCAGCTATGCGCGAAGTCAATAATCTTGTCTTGCACTACCATGGTTCCATCACGGCCGAGCACAACGATGGCTTGATTCGCGGCCCTTGGCTGGAGGCTATGTATGGCAAGAAAATTGTTGACCTATTTCGCCAAACCAAAAAGATTTGCGATCCGGATAATATCTTTAATCCGCACAAAAAAGCCGACGCTAGCTGGGACTATTCTATGTCCCACATCCGCCAGCGTTTTTAG
- the queA gene encoding tRNA preQ1(34) S-adenosylmethionine ribosyltransferase-isomerase QueA: MKLSDFDFELPSELIAQTPARPRNHARLLIYDRQTKQIIDDYFYNLEKYLPIETTLVLNNSKVEKARLRFGNAEIFVLETVNPDTVRALVKPGRKFKLGKIAELANGLSAETINIDEAGIRTLKLSKNIDDPAFDDFRLTPLPPYIKQDESLADEYQTVYADPLGSKAAPTAGLHFTNEQLDGIKKTHDVAELTLHVGLGTFAPVKSEDIDEHVMHHEWYEVTTETAGILNKATHITAVGTTSARTLESLDRPFKACSGVTNIFIKPGYEFKNVDAIITNFHLPKSTLLMMISALLGSIDELHRIYKHAIDSQYRFYSFGDAMLIL, from the coding sequence ATGAAACTTTCGGATTTTGATTTTGAATTGCCATCTGAGCTTATCGCGCAGACGCCTGCCCGGCCGCGTAACCACGCTCGCTTACTGATTTATGACCGCCAGACCAAACAGATAATCGACGATTATTTTTATAACTTAGAAAAATATCTGCCAATTGAGACGACTCTGGTTTTGAACAATTCTAAGGTAGAAAAAGCCCGACTGCGTTTTGGCAATGCAGAAATCTTTGTGCTGGAAACCGTTAATCCAGATACGGTTCGGGCGTTGGTTAAGCCCGGCCGCAAATTTAAGTTGGGCAAGATTGCCGAGCTGGCGAATGGCCTGAGTGCCGAAACTATTAATATTGATGAAGCCGGGATTCGGACACTAAAGCTTAGCAAAAACATTGACGATCCGGCCTTTGATGATTTTCGACTAACTCCCCTGCCACCATATATTAAACAAGACGAATCACTGGCCGATGAATATCAAACGGTTTACGCCGATCCGCTGGGCAGCAAAGCGGCGCCAACAGCCGGGCTGCATTTTACAAACGAGCAGCTTGATGGAATCAAGAAAACACACGATGTGGCCGAGCTGACTCTGCACGTAGGCCTAGGCACCTTTGCGCCGGTCAAATCAGAAGACATTGACGAACATGTCATGCACCACGAATGGTACGAAGTGACCACCGAGACCGCGGGCATACTTAACAAAGCTACGCATATTACGGCGGTTGGCACCACTAGCGCCCGGACACTGGAAAGCTTAGACAGACCCTTCAAAGCTTGTTCCGGCGTGACTAATATATTTATCAAACCGGGCTACGAATTCAAGAACGTGGACGCTATCATCACCAACTTTCACCTTCCTAAATCCACACTTCTAATGATGATCTCTGCCCTGCTTGGTTCAATCGACGAGCTACATCGAATTTATAAGCACGCTATAGACAGCCAATATCGCTTTTACAGCTTCGGCGATGCCATGCTGATTTTATAG
- a CDS encoding aldo/keto reductase, translating to MGLRRISLILTRNTSGGGSHAICNLSLEQNHIDTAEMYANGGAERTVGQAIQSANRADLFIASKLWKNHVAHGMVRPAVEGMLRRLATDYLDLLYIHAPWFDASWQEAIPQIGELIDKGVVRYFGLSNFNAVCLQEVMKLTKYPIVANQMHYSCAHQQEVTLQLRELCAKNHIAIVAYMPLEKGDILNNQLIVQMSEKYSAMPAQIALAWLRSQNALPIPKSIQKSHIDSNAVAEQLQLLPEDALRISGLI from the coding sequence GTGGGGCTACGGCGGATATCCCTTATTCTCACCAGGAACACAAGCGGAGGTGGAAGCCATGCGATATGCAATCTCTCTCTCGAACAGAACCATATAGATACGGCCGAAATGTACGCAAACGGCGGAGCTGAGCGTACCGTTGGCCAGGCGATACAATCGGCAAACCGTGCAGACCTTTTTATAGCTTCCAAATTATGGAAGAACCACGTGGCACATGGGATGGTTCGTCCGGCAGTTGAAGGCATGCTCAGACGGCTCGCTACGGATTACCTTGATCTGCTTTATATTCACGCACCCTGGTTTGATGCATCATGGCAAGAAGCAATCCCTCAGATTGGTGAATTGATTGATAAGGGGGTAGTACGGTATTTTGGATTGAGTAACTTCAACGCCGTATGCTTGCAGGAAGTAATGAAGTTAACCAAGTATCCGATTGTGGCGAATCAGATGCATTACAGCTGTGCGCATCAGCAGGAGGTTACCCTTCAACTGCGTGAGTTGTGTGCAAAAAATCATATTGCCATTGTCGCCTACATGCCACTTGAAAAAGGCGATATCCTTAATAATCAGCTGATTGTGCAGATGTCCGAAAAATATAGCGCAATGCCTGCGCAGATAGCGCTTGCCTGGTTAAGGAGTCAGAATGCATTACCGATCCCTAAGTCCATACAAAAATCCCATATCGACAGTAATGCAGTGGCGGAACAACTCCAACTATTGCCTGAAGATGCTTTACGTATTAGCGGCTTAATCTGA
- a CDS encoding DUF488 domain-containing protein: MKVNIKRVYEEPSAKDGKRILIDRLWPRGLTKEKAKVDLWLKDIAPSTGLREWFGHDPGKWPEFQKRYEQELKSNEAVVSQLRDELKTSPVTLVFSAKDELHNDAEVLKSFLEK, encoded by the coding sequence ATGAAGGTCAATATCAAGCGAGTGTATGAAGAGCCATCTGCCAAGGACGGCAAGCGAATACTTATCGACCGGTTATGGCCGCGCGGACTAACAAAGGAAAAGGCTAAGGTTGATTTGTGGCTGAAAGATATTGCGCCTAGCACAGGCTTACGTGAATGGTTCGGCCATGACCCAGGAAAGTGGCCAGAATTCCAGAAGCGTTACGAGCAAGAACTTAAAAGCAACGAAGCGGTCGTCTCCCAACTCCGCGATGAACTTAAAACCAGCCCGGTCACACTTGTCTTCTCCGCCAAAGACGAACTGCATAATGATGCAGAGGTACTCAAAAGCTTTCTCGAAAAGTAG
- a CDS encoding FAD-dependent oxidoreductase has product MIASVKLVKKEEIANGTMAFYFEKPEGFEFRAGQFADYTLINPPETDEEGNTRGFSIITAPFEENIGAATRLRDTAFKRVLKDLPIGTEVKLDAPYGDFTLHKTETTPAVFLIGGIGVTPVRSMVTQAMHDKTAHKITLIHSSRTPADMPFMADFERLTTKNPNFTYIPVASDNAPEDWQGERGRVDEATIKKHVLDLNAPIYYLSGPEGMVKAMRQLLVSLNVNEDNVRTEEFTGY; this is encoded by the coding sequence ATGATAGCAAGCGTAAAACTAGTAAAGAAAGAAGAGATAGCAAACGGCACAATGGCCTTCTACTTCGAAAAACCGGAAGGCTTTGAGTTTAGGGCTGGGCAGTTCGCCGATTATACACTAATCAATCCGCCGGAGACTGACGAAGAAGGTAATACGCGCGGCTTCTCTATCATTACCGCGCCATTTGAAGAAAATATAGGTGCTGCCACGCGACTACGCGACACGGCTTTCAAGCGGGTTCTTAAGGATTTACCTATCGGTACGGAAGTAAAGCTCGATGCGCCGTATGGCGACTTCACGCTACATAAGACCGAGACAACACCGGCTGTGTTCCTTATCGGCGGTATCGGAGTGACGCCGGTACGCAGCATGGTGACCCAGGCCATGCACGATAAAACTGCTCACAAGATTACACTTATCCATTCCAGCCGTACACCAGCCGACATGCCGTTTATGGCAGATTTTGAACGGCTTACTACAAAAAATCCCAACTTTACCTATATTCCAGTCGCTTCCGATAACGCGCCCGAGGATTGGCAGGGTGAACGTGGCCGCGTGGATGAAGCGACAATCAAGAAGCATGTATTGGATTTGAACGCGCCGATTTACTATTTGTCCGGCCCTGAAGGCATGGTCAAAGCCATGCGACAGCTTTTAGTCAGCTTAAACGTAAATGAAGACAATGTAAGGACTGAAGAATTTACGGGATACTAG
- a CDS encoding metalloregulator ArsR/SmtB family transcription factor: MNYTSFDHFFMTLGNKQRVRILQLLVKKGPLSVTAIAETLKIEQSAASHSLKQLLLCHFVTVKQDGKERIYAINEDTVKPLFEQIERHVEKYCVKGCEHWE, encoded by the coding sequence ATGAACTATACATCATTTGACCATTTTTTCATGACATTAGGGAATAAGCAGCGCGTTCGGATCCTACAGCTGCTTGTTAAAAAGGGCCCTCTGAGTGTGACTGCTATTGCTGAGACGTTGAAGATTGAACAATCGGCGGCATCTCATAGCCTCAAGCAGCTGTTACTCTGTCACTTCGTTACCGTCAAACAAGATGGTAAAGAGCGTATTTACGCAATAAACGAGGATACGGTTAAGCCACTGTTTGAGCAGATAGAAAGGCACGTTGAAAAATACTGTGTTAAAGGATGCGAACACTGGGAGTAA